The Sagittula sp. P11 genome window below encodes:
- a CDS encoding HD family hydrolase, with protein sequence MAKPPRAWQRMLSGRRLDLLDPTPMDIEVEDIAHGLAFVARWNGQTHGDYAYSVAEHSLLVEELFGRLCPKASATERLTALLHDAPEYVIGDMISPVKAAVGPGYEELDKRLSAAIHIRFGLPAVTPARLKKQIKKADRISAWMEATQIAGFTRAEADRFFGAPDLDMIADLSIRLRPPVDARHDFTARHASLMDML encoded by the coding sequence ATGGCCAAACCCCCTCGCGCGTGGCAACGGATGTTGTCCGGACGCAGGCTCGACCTGCTGGACCCGACCCCCATGGACATCGAGGTCGAAGACATCGCCCACGGGCTGGCCTTCGTGGCCCGCTGGAACGGCCAGACCCATGGCGACTACGCCTATTCCGTGGCCGAACATTCGCTGCTGGTGGAGGAACTCTTTGGCCGCCTGTGTCCGAAGGCCAGCGCGACAGAACGGCTGACGGCACTGTTGCACGACGCGCCGGAGTACGTGATCGGCGACATGATCAGCCCGGTGAAGGCCGCGGTCGGTCCCGGCTACGAGGAACTGGACAAGCGGTTGTCGGCAGCGATCCACATCCGGTTCGGCCTGCCCGCCGTCACGCCAGCGCGGCTGAAGAAGCAGATCAAGAAGGCCGACCGGATCTCGGCCTGGATGGAGGCGACGCAAATCGCCGGCTTCACCCGTGCCGAGGCAGACCGTTTCTTCGGCGCGCCCGATCTCGACATGATCGCCGACCTGTCGATCCGCCTGCGCCCGCCCGTCGATGCGCGGCACGATTTCACTGCGCGCCACGCCAGCCTGATGGACATGCTCTGA